The DNA region GGCAGCTTCGGCGACGCGTGCGCGGGCCGAGTCCATGTAGCCCACCTTCGTTGCTACTCGGAGAGCGGGGTACTCCGCCAGCGCGGGGGCGAGCAGGCGGTGCGCGCGGCCATAGCAGTAGTTCGGGGCCGTGTCGATCCAGGCCGCCGGGGAGCTGGCGGCGCGCCGTGCGGCGTCCGTCAGGTGCTCCCCGGCGATCCGGTAGGTGCCCAGTGCCAGCGTGGGTTTCACGCGGCCTCCGTCCGCACGGAGGCGGCTTTCGCCGCCAGAAGCTCCGTGACGACGGCGGCGGCCTGGCCGACGCTCACCTGCGAGGCGTGCGCGAGGTCGCCGAGACTCCACCAGCCTCCGCTCACCAGGCATTCCAGCATCGGCGCGGCGGCGGGGGCGAGATCCACCTCACTGCCGGCGGCGGCCAGGCGCACCAGATCGTGTCCTTCGTCGGTGACCGTCCGCAGCCTGGCACGCCCGCTGGTCAGCCGGACCTTCAGGTCCGGGTCGGCAGGCACGCCGTTGACGTACGGCAGGGACGGACGCAGCCGGCCGATGTCCTCCGCGTCGCGGGTCGCGGTGTACCAGTCCAGCGTGGCGGGGTCTTCGAGGACCCCGGCCACCTCGCCGGCCAGGCTGGCGAGGTACGCGCGCTTCTCGTCCGGTCCGGCGTGGATCGGGAGGTCGGAGCGGACGACGTCGCTGACGCGCAGCATCTCGGACATGAACCCGAGCAGGGCCGCTCCGGTGTGCGGGGTGATGCCGCACGTCAGGTGCAGGGAGTGCGTGCCCTGGTCCGCGGTGACGGCGTGCCACCAGCCGCGCGGCAGGTAAAGGATGTCGCCTGGGTCGAGGACGAGTTCGGCGACCGGGGTGTCCGGCGGGTCTTCCGGGGTTGCGACGTCCCGGAACATCGGCTTGTGCCGGGTCGGGCCGAAGATCTTCCAGCGCTTCGAGCCCTCGATCTGGACCACGATCACGTCGTGGTCGTCCCAGTGCGTGCCGAATCCCTCGGTTGCGGTCCAGGAGGCGTAGGCGTTGACCTGGACGCTGGTGCGGAGCCAGCCTTCCAGCTCGGCGGCCAGGTCGCCGATCGGCTCGTGCAGCTCGTCGATCGCGTCGACCACGAGGGACGCACCTTCGGCGAGGCGCTGGTGCAGGTCCTCGGGGTGGACGCGCTGCCACACGGTGTGGCGCCGGGTCGTGACCGGCGCGGCGTATCGGTAGGGCGGGATCGGGTCGCCGTTCTGGTGCAGCCGCAGCCGAGGCGACTCCAGGCGGGCGGTGCCGATCACGTCGTTGAGGGTGTCGAAGGACACCAAGGCCCCCGGGTCCTTCACGGCGCCGGGGACGTGCAGGTAATCGCGGTTGTACGTCTGGGCCAGGAACGTGTCCTGGCCCAGACGCTCCGCGATGATCACTCGGGTCATCGCAGCTTCACCAGGTTCCGACTAGTCGTTGCCGTCGCCCTTGCCGGTGGACCCGCCGTCGGACGGGGTCGCGCCGCGCGTGCGGGCCGCGGCGATCTGCCGCCGGGCGACGACCAGGCCGGAGTCCGGCCCGTTGGCGGAAGCGTTCTCGATCCGTTCGGTCATTGCTGCCTCCTGCGAGGTGATCCGAAGCACGGCCACGGCTGCGGCCGTAGGGCAATCTCAGCGCCTGCGCCGTTGCGCCGGAAGACGCGAACGGTTGCTCTCGGTTGCTCTCGGTTGCTCTCGGTTGCGGTGGGTTGCCGTGGTTGCTCCGGTTGCTCCGGTTGCCTTTCCCGTTCCGATCACGCCCCCGGGTCGACAACACTGTGATTCCAGCCGTTCGGAGGTTCTACGGATGCACAACACCCACCCGCTCACGGTGCTGCTGGCGCAACGCGGTTGGACGTCGGAGTCCTATCTGCGGAGAGTGCGGGCGGAGTACATCCGGAGGGGGTACGGGCAGAACTTCGCCACCCGCAAGGAGAAGGTCAGCCGGTGGACCGCAGATGCGCGCCCGCAAGTGCCCACCCGGCCGACCCAGCTCGCGATGGCCGCCGTCCTTGGGATCTCGCCACGCGAGGTCCAGGCGCAGGGGTGGCCGAACTGGCTGCTGGCCGGACTTCAACAGAACGACGGTTTATGGGAGTTGCCGTGGACAGCTGCGGGAACCATTCAGGCACTGGACCATGACGGAGGACCCGTGGACCGACGCCACATGCTGATCGCCTCGACCGGAACGGTCGCTGCGGTCATCGCCCAGTGGGCCACGGCTCACCCCTCGGATGCGCAGTCGGCCGGGCAGCGCATCGACGCGTCGTCGGCCGCCCGGATTGACGACAGGCTCACCGCGCTCCGGCATCTTGATGACGACCTGGGTGCCGACGTTGTCTACGACGCGGCCGTGGCCGAGATTCGTCTCGCCCGCCGTCTGCTCCGCGATTTCACGTACAGCGAGGACGTCGGCCGACGCCTGTTCGCCAGCGCAGCGGAGGCAGCGCGCCTCGCCGGGTGGTGCGCCTACGACAGCGGGAGGCTGCAGCAGGCCGAGCGCCACTACCACCAGTCGCTCCGGGCCGCTGGCAGCGCCGGAGACCGGACGGCGGGTGCGGTGGCCGCCGCGTTCTGGTCGATCGTCCGATACTCCGGGACCAGCCAGGACTCCAGCAGCGCCTTGGACATGCTCGACAACGCCCTGTCGTACCGGGGCTCGATCACCTCGCCGCGGGTCGTGACGCTGCTCTACATCAGGCAGGCCCGCGCGCATTCGGTCGCGGGGAATTCGGCGGCTGCGTACCGGGCGGTCGACGCCGCGCTGTCCGCGTACGACCGCGGCGGTCCTCCTTCCGAGGACCTGGAGCGGATGTACTGGGTCAACGCCGGGGAGATCTTCCAGGCCGCTGGGTCTGCCGCACTGACGGTGGGTGATCCGCGGCGAGCGCTGGACTACTTCGATGCGGCGCTGACCCACGCCGACCCGTACGACGCCGGGTTGGAGAGGCGGGGCACCGCAATCTACGAAGCACGCCGAGCGGCTGCCTACCTTGCGCTGGGCGACGTCGATGGCGCGGTGGAGACTGCCGAGCGGGCTGTAGAGCTGATGGGCGGGGTCTCTTCGGCTCGGGCCAGCGGCACGCTGGCCGGTCTGCGGAGGGACTTGGCCAGCCATCGGCGAACGCCGGTCGTCGCGGAATTTCTCGCTTCCACCGGCTGAGGAGCTGGCGGCCGGGTACCCCGCCGGATCAGCGCTCGCGTCAAGGGTGGGTGACGCGTAACGCGGGCCGCTTCGCCTTCCCCCGCTCCGGGGTGACGGTGTACCCGCGGGTGCGGAGGGCGACCGCGTACAGGTCGAGTTGCGCCTGCTCGTCAGGTCCGTCGTGCCAGCACCGCACGGTACGGGGGCTGGCCTGGACGGCACGGTGGCCGGGCGTCCAGGCGGGG from Actinacidiphila sp. DG2A-62 includes:
- a CDS encoding cupin domain-containing protein — translated: MTRVIIAERLGQDTFLAQTYNRDYLHVPGAVKDPGALVSFDTLNDVIGTARLESPRLRLHQNGDPIPPYRYAAPVTTRRHTVWQRVHPEDLHQRLAEGASLVVDAIDELHEPIGDLAAELEGWLRTSVQVNAYASWTATEGFGTHWDDHDVIVVQIEGSKRWKIFGPTRHKPMFRDVATPEDPPDTPVAELVLDPGDILYLPRGWWHAVTADQGTHSLHLTCGITPHTGAALLGFMSEMLRVSDVVRSDLPIHAGPDEKRAYLASLAGEVAGVLEDPATLDWYTATRDAEDIGRLRPSLPYVNGVPADPDLKVRLTSGRARLRTVTDEGHDLVRLAAAGSEVDLAPAAAPMLECLVSGGWWSLGDLAHASQVSVGQAAAVVTELLAAKAASVRTEAA
- a CDS encoding transcriptional regulator, with product MHNTHPLTVLLAQRGWTSESYLRRVRAEYIRRGYGQNFATRKEKVSRWTADARPQVPTRPTQLAMAAVLGISPREVQAQGWPNWLLAGLQQNDGLWELPWTAAGTIQALDHDGGPVDRRHMLIASTGTVAAVIAQWATAHPSDAQSAGQRIDASSAARIDDRLTALRHLDDDLGADVVYDAAVAEIRLARRLLRDFTYSEDVGRRLFASAAEAARLAGWCAYDSGRLQQAERHYHQSLRAAGSAGDRTAGAVAAAFWSIVRYSGTSQDSSSALDMLDNALSYRGSITSPRVVTLLYIRQARAHSVAGNSAAAYRAVDAALSAYDRGGPPSEDLERMYWVNAGEIFQAAGSAALTVGDPRRALDYFDAALTHADPYDAGLERRGTAIYEARRAAAYLALGDVDGAVETAERAVELMGGVSSARASGTLAGLRRDLASHRRTPVVAEFLASTG